In Lodderomyces elongisporus chromosome 2, complete sequence, the following proteins share a genomic window:
- the PPH21 gene encoding protein phosphatase type 2A, with the protein MDPDRDVPMEDAERSLDDFDSMDFSMSQNANSINNNNNNNNNNTASTGKRTGKGGKTLSDSSKSATTSANELSESSKLQSQSQQQQSQQQSVPQSAIDTQSVNQLDKWIEQLSKCEPLSEADVKKLCEMAVDVLQGEENVQPVSVPVTICGDVHGQFHDLMELFKIGGPCPDTNYLFMGDYVDRGYYSVETVSYLVCMKVRFPNRITILRGNHESRQITQVYGFYDECLRKYGSATVWKVFTDLFDYFPITALVDNKVFCLHGGLSPMIETIDQVRELNRIQEVPHEGPMCDLLWSDPDDRGGWGISPRGAGFTFGQDISEQFNHTNDLSLIARAHQLVMEGFSWSHQENVVTIFSAPNYCYRCGNQAAIMEVDEQHNRQFLQYDPSVRPGEPTVTRKTPDYFL; encoded by the coding sequence ATGGATCCTGATAGAGACGTACCAATGGAAGACGCAGAAAGATCGCTTGATGATTTCGACTCAATGGACTTTTCAATGTCTCAAAATGCCAACAGCataaacaataataataataacaataataataataccGCATCAACAGGCAAGCGAACAGGAAAAGGTGGGAAAACTTTGTCAGACTCCCTGAAATCTGCTACAACCAGCGCCAATGAACTCTCTGAAAGTTCCAAattgcaactgcaactgcaacaacaacaatcacaacaacaatcggTGCCACAATCTGCAATTGACACACAGTCTGTAAACCAGTTAGACAAATGGATTGAGCAATTGCTGAAATGTGAACCTCTTTCAGAAGCAGACGTGAAAAAATTGTGTGAAATGGCTGTTGATGTATTGCAGGGTGAGGAAAACGTACAACCCGTATCAGTTCCAGTCACAATATGTGGTGATGTTCATGGTCAATTCCACGACTTAATGGAATTGTTCAAAATCGGTGGGCCATGCCCAGATACAAACTATTTATTCATGGGTGATTACGTTGATCGTGGCTATTACTCTGTTGAAACCGTATCATATTTAGTTTGCATGAAGGTGAGGTTCCCCAATAGAATTACCATTCTCAGAGGTAACCACGAATCAAGACAAATTACTCAGGTCTATGGGTTCTATGATGAGTGTTTGAGAAAATATGGCTCTGCCACCGTATGGAAAGTGTTTACTGACTTGTTTGACTATTTCCCAATTACTGCACTTGTCGATAACAAAGTTTTCTGTCTCCATGGTGGATTATCGCCAATGATTGAGACTATTGACCAGGTTCGTGAATTGAACCGGATCCAAGAGGTTCCTCATGAAGGACCCATGTGTGATTTGCTTTGGTCGGATCCAGACGATCGGGGCGGATGGGGTATATCTCCACGTGGTGCGGGTTTCACTTTTGGTCAAGATATCAGTGAACAGTTTAACCATACAAACGATTTGAGTCTTATTGCTAGGGCACATCAATTGGTTATGGAGGGATTTAGTTGGAGTCATCAAGAAAATGTTGTTACTATATTCTCAGCACCTAATTACTGTTATAGATGTGGTAACCAGGCTGCAATTATGGAGGTTGATGAACAACATAATAGAcaatttttgcaatatGATCCAAGTGTTAGACCAGGTGAACCCACAGTCACAAGAAAGACGCCAGACTATTTCTTGTAA
- the EFM5_1 gene encoding Protein-lysine N-methyltransferase efm5: MMLRTQVRLMPKKLSPITKGAARTTTLAAYNNSNTTTGIFTGSATTLHSRSIYTSVLESDINITPAGKVNVSVGPGGRSSRTGYTVTVFGASGFLGRYLVSKLARHGTTTIVPYRDDMKKRFLKVAGDLGVVNFVEIDARNLQSIEDSVAHSDVVINCIGVDYDTKNFSMADVNIALAERIARATRDAGVPRFVHVSSYNADPKSDSVFYATKGIGEQRVKEIIPSATIVRPAQMFGREDNLLNYLGPNIKMWTPNKNQKEIYPVYVLDVARALEKITYDDTTMGKTYELYGPEKLSYHEIRTMIHGITENFAMAGPFTYNFADYNLPLPIAKAIAQLQQLVWWKLPNPDQMQRHVINQKIDSTAETFESLGLGAQQDRTKLADVLFSYVKQWRHPLIAQKGGPNKEELRQQQHFTE; encoded by the coding sequence ATGATGTTGAGGACACAAGTAAGGCTTATGCCCAAAAAGCTTTCTCCCATTACTAAGGGAGCTGCTAGAACCACCACTCTTGCAGcctacaacaacagcaacactaCTACTGGAATCTTTACTGGATCTGCTACCACTCTTCACTCAAGGTCAATTTACACTTCAGTTCTTGAATCTGACATTAACATCACTCCCGCAGGTAAAGTCAACGTTTCTGTTGGTCCAGGTGGCCGTTCATCACGTACTGGATACACCGTGACTGTATTTGGTGCTAGTGGATTCCTTGGTCGTTATTTGGTCTCCAAGTTGGCACGTCATGGTACTACAACCATTGTTCCTTACCGAGACGATATGAAAAAGAGATTCTTGAAAGTTGCCGGAGATTTGGGTGTTGTCAACTTTGTTGAGATTGACGCAAGAAACTTACAGAGTATAGAGGATTCCGTTGCCCACTCTGATGTTGTCATTAATTGTATTGGTGTTGATTACGACACCAAGAATTTCAGTATGGCAGATGTCAATATCGCTTTGGCTGAAAGGATAGCTCGTGCTACTCGTGATGCTGGTGTGCCACGTTTTGTCCATGTTAGTTCATACAATGCTGATCCAAAGAGTGACAGTGTCTTTTACGCAACAAAAGGTATTGGTGAACAAAGAGTTAAGGAAATCATTCCCTCAGCAACAATTGTTCGTCCAGCACAGATGTTTGGTAGAGAAGACAACTTGTTAAACTATCTTGGTCCAAACATTAAGATGTGGACACCTaacaagaaccaaaaagaaatatatcCGGTCTATGTGCTCGATGTTGCTCGTGCCTTGGAAAAGATCACCTATGATGACACAACCATGGGTAAGACTTACGAGTTGTACGGTCCAGAGAAGTTATCATACCATGAAATTAGAACCATGATTCATGGTATCACAGAAAACTTTGCCATGGCAGGTCCTTTCACTTACAACTTTGCCGATTATAACTTGCCCCTTCCAATCGCTAAAGCTATTGCTCAATTGCAACAATTGGTTTGGTGGAAATTGCCAAACCCTGACCAAATGCAAAGACACGTCATTAATCAAAAGATTGATAGTACAGCCGAAACATTCGAAAGCTTGGGTTTGGGTGCACAACAAGACAGAACCAAATTGGCCgatgttttgtttagttATGTGAAGCAATGGAGACATCCATTGATTGCCCAAAAAGGTGGTccaaacaaagaagaattgagacaacaacagcacTTTACCGAATAA
- the VMA1 gene encoding H(+)-transporting V1 sector ATPase subunit A (BUSCO:EOG09261225; MEROPS:MER0180658) produces the protein MAGVMENARKQIQRLNIDDQKEGQYGSIYSVSGPVVVAENMIGCAMYELVKVGHDNLVGEVIRINGDKATIQVYEETAGVTVGDPVLRTGAPLSAELGPGLLNTIYDGIQRPLKEIKDETNSIYIPRGIDVPALSKTVQYDFKPGQLKVGDHITGGDIFGSVFENSLLDDHKILLPPRARGTITSIAEAGSYTVEDTVLEVEFDGKKHKYSMMHTWPVRVPRPVAEKLTADYPLLTGQRVLDSLFPCVQGGTTCIPGAFGCGKTVISQSLSKYSNSDVIIYVGCFTKGTQVMMADGKDKSIEDVQLGELVMGKDGDARKVVGLPRGFDTMYKVEQIGHDDSLNFTVSADHKLVLKTEQRIEVTTRKFAGKNYAAVNYFAMGKTKKSAGGKDGVEIVRVKSKVFAHHIHGKEVAESKALEFAASVDMSAIEWVVEAKDYYEQVEDTVKQNSTQSINPVFYESNAIGKWLADNGETKPSSASELAYLMGAAFNESRESISDAATNTKRTLENVEFDDLKSVDSSLDLSMDDGYETDNTSIHSVNEKESVNVARLLKQALDHFGFSTGSNKVIPSSIAVENIEVRESFLAGFVDASQTELKQDSAIINIGASNKSIIANIVKLARSLGIKAACKDDGLNRITLEGPALAGVLSKCSSSSVDAKSFARDAVPFNFNLLRSAKEDYYGITLSETSDHMFLLSNLALVHNCGERGNEMAEVLMEFPELYTEIDGRKEPIMKRTTLVANTSNMPVAAREASIYTGITLAEYFRDQGKNVSMIADSSSRWAEALREISGRLGEMPADQGFPAYLGAKLASFYERAGKATALGSPDRVGSVSVVAAVSPAGGDFSDPVTTATLGITQVFWGLDKKLAQRKHFPSINTSVSYSKYTNILNKYYDSNYAEFPQLRNKIKEILSNAEELEQVVQLVGKSALSDSDKITLDVATLVKEDFLQQNGYSTYDAFCPIWKTFDMMRAFISYHDEAQKAVANGAQWSKLAEATADVKHAVSSAKFFEPSRGEKEGEKEFNALLTNISEKFAEASE, from the exons ATG GCTGGTGTAATGGAAAATGCAAGAAAGCAGATTCAACGACTCAATATAGATGACCAAAAAGAGGGCCAATATGGATCCATCTACTCTGTTTCGGGACCAGTTGTGGTTGCTGAAAACATGATTGGATGTGCCATGTACGAATTGGTCAAGGTTGGTCATGACAACTTAGTCGGAGAAGTCATTAGAATCAATGGTGATAAAGCAACTATACAAGTTTACGAAGAGACAGCTGGTGTTACTGTAGGTGACCCTGTTTTGCGTACCGGTGCTCCTTTGAGTGCCGAGTTGGGACCAGGTTTACTAAACACCATTTATGATGGTATCCAACGTCCATTAAAGGAGATTAAAGACGAAACAAACTCAATTTATATTCCCCGTGGTATTGATGTTCCAGCATTGAGCAAGACAGTACAGTACGACTTTAAGCCTGGCCAATTGAAAGTTGGTGATCACATTACTGGTGGTGATATTTTTGGTTCCGTTTTCGAAAACTCTTTGTTGGATGACCACAAAATCTTGTTACCACCAAGAGCAAGGGGTACCATCACCTCGATTGCAGAGGCTGGTTCTTATACCGTTGAAGACACTGTGTTGGAAGTTGAGTTTGATGGCAAGAAACACAAGTACTCAATGATGCACACTTGGCCAGTGAGGGTCCCAAGACCAGTGGCTGAGAAATTGACTGCTGATTACCCATTGTTGACTGGTCAAAGAGTTTTGGACTCCTTGTTCCCATGTGTCCAAGGTGGTACCACCTGTATCCCTGGTGCTTTTGGATGTGGAAAGACTGTTATTTCCCAATCATTGTCCAAGTACTCCAACTCAGATGTTATTATTTACGTTGGTTGTTTTACCAAGGGTACTCAGGTCATGATGGCCGATGGTAAGGACAAATCAATTGAAGATGTTCAATTGGGTGAATTAGTCATGGGTAAAGATGGTGACGCTAGAAAAGTTGTTGGTTTGCCAAGAGGCTTTGATACAATGTACAAAGTGGAGCAAATTGGCCATGACGACAGCTTAAACTTTACTGTTTCTGCTGACCACAAGcttgttttgaaaacagaacaaagaaTTGAAGTCACTACACGTAAATTTGCTGGTAAAAATTACGCTGCTGTGAACTACTTTGCCATGGgtaaaacaaagaaatcaGCTGGAGGTAAAGATGGTGTTGAAATTGTAAGAGTCAAGAGCAAGGTATTTGCACACCATATTCACGGTAAAGAAGTTGCCGAAAGTAAAGCATTGGAGTTTGCAGCTTCCGTTGATATGTCTGCCATTGAATGGGTGGTTGAAGCTAAAGACTATTACGAGCAAGTTGAAGATACCGTTAAGCAAAACTCGACTCAACTGATCAACCCAGTCTTTTACGAGTCTAATGCAATTGGAAAATGGTTGGCAGATAATGGTGAAACTAAACCTTCCTCAGCTTCCGAGTTGGCATACTTGATGGGTGCCGCTTTTAATGAATCAAGAGAGTCAATTTCCGATGCCgcaacaaatacaaagagAACTTTGGAGAATGTTGAATTCGATGACTTGAAGTCGGTTGATTCTTCTCTTGATTTATCAATGGATGATGGATACGAAACTGATAATACTTCTATCCATTCTGTTaatgagaaagaaagcGTAAATGTTGCTCGTCTTCTTAAGCAAGCTCTTGACCATTTCGGTTTCAGCACTGGCAGTAATAAAGTTATCCCATCAAGTATTGCAGTTGAAAACATTGAAGTAAGAGAGTCCTTTTTAGCTGGTTTTGTTGATGCTTCTCAAACTGAGTTGAAACAAGACTCTGCCATTATCAACATCGGTGCCTCTAACAAGTCCATAATTGCCAACATCGTCAAGTTGGCTCGTTCATTGGGTATCAAGGCAGCTTGTAAGGATGATGGATTAAACAGAATTACTCTTGAAGGGCCAGCTCTTGCAGGGGTTTTGTCCAAATGTTCATCCTCATCTGTTGATGCAAAATCTTTTGCAAGAGATGCTGTTCCATTCAACTTTAATCTTTTGAGATCAGCAAAGGAAGATTACTACGGTATCACACTTAGTGAGACATCAGACCACATGTTCCTTCTCTCGAATTTGGCCCTTGTTCACAACTGTGGTGAGAGAGGTAACGAGATGGCTGAAGTGTTGATGGAGTTCCCTGAATTATATACCGAGATTGacggaagaaaagaaccaatCATGAAGCGTACTACATTGGTTGCCAACACATCCAACATGCCTGTTGCTGCCAGAGAGGCTTCGATTTACACTGGTATCACATTGGCTGAATATTTCAGAGATCAAGGTAAGAATGTTTCCATGATTGCTGACTCCTCGTCACGTTGGGCAGAGGCATTGAGAGAAATCTCTGGTAGATTGGGTGAAATGCCTGCCGACCAAGGTTTCCCAGCTTACTTGGGTGCCAAATTGGCATCTTTTTACGAGAGAGCAGGTAAAGCAACGGCGTTGGGTTCACCAGACAGAGTCGGTTCTGTTTCAGTGGTTGCTGCTGTTTCTCCTGCAGGTGGTGATTTTTCTGATCCTGTTACCACAGCTACTTTGGGTATCACCCAAGTGTTTTGGGGTTTGGACAAAAAACTCGCACAAAGAAAGCATTTCCCTTCGATTAATACATCAGTTTCTTACTCCAAGTATACCAACATTTTGAACAAATACTATGACTCAAATTATGCTGAGTTCCCACAgttgagaaacaaaatcaaggAGATTTTGTCGAATGCTGAGGAATTGGAACAAGTTGTCCAATTAGTTGGTAAATCTGCATTGAGTGACTCTGACAAGATCACATTGGATGTTGCCACCTTGGTTAAGGAGGATTTCTTGCAACAGAATGGTTACTCTACATACGATGCCTTTTGTCCAATCTGGAAG